The DNA region AACCTGATCTTGTCCCCGGGGTCTGGTACCTTTTATCGGTCTGGTTTCCACCCTGTCCCCTTCTAGTTTCAAAAATCTTTCCGGCGAAGCACTGACTACCGCCACCCCTTCAAATTCCAGCAAAGCTGCAAAAGGAGCAGGATTAATCCGGCTCAGGCGGGCATAAAGCTCCCAGGGACTGATCGTGAGCGGGGCATCAAATCTCTGGGAAAGGTTCACCTGAAAAATATCGCCTGCCGCAATATAATCTTTGGCCCGCTGAACAGCCCGGCAGTATTCCTCTTCTGTAAAATGGGAGTTCAGGGCAACAGGCTCCTGTTTGTTCACCGGTTCTTCGATTTTATCCTCTTCCATCGGTAGCTCCTTAAGCAACGCCTCCAGCTCTTTCAACCTCTCTACAGCCCTGCGTTCCCTTTCCGAATCGTCCGCCAAGGGGTACCCGGTGGAAGCCAAGAACACTTCTCCCGTCTGGTGATCAACAGCCACCACCCGATCGTAAAAAGCCAGGTAACAGTCGGGTAGTTTTAAATCGTCCAAGGCTTCATTGGGTAATTTTTCCAGATGCCAACCCAAATCGTAGCCGAAATATCCTACCGCCCCTCCCAGAAAAGGAGGGAACGCGGGAAGAGGTTTGGTTTGAAAGCGTTTTAACAGCTTCTGCAGGTAATCAAAAGGATTTCCGGAATGGCGACACACCCGGCCGTTCTCGTACAGTTCAATAGAGGAACCTTTGCTCTTAAATATTAAAAAGGGATCGCTCCCCACGAAGGAATAACGTCCTATTTCCGGGTGAAAAAGAGCACTCTCCAACAGGAAAGGATGAGAGCCTTTTCGCAGGCACCGGTAAAAAAGCTGGGGTTTAGGAGGCAATGACACTTTTTTAACTAGCGGAGTGTAATCCATAAGAATTCACTCCTTCCACCTTTAAAGAAAGAAAATTCTTTAGCAGGTCATGACCCTGTTCGGTCAGGATCGCCTCCGGGTGAAACTGTACCCCTTCTACGGGTAACTCCCGGTGGCGGACGGCCATAATTTCCCCTTGAGCAGTAACCGCTGAAACCTCCAGACAAGAAGGTAAAGTCTCCTTCCTTAAGATCAAAGAGTGATAACGGGTAGCCTGCAGCGGGTTCTTAAGACCCGTAAAAATAGTCTTGTTGTCGTGAAAAACCAGAGATGTCTTGCCATGCATAAGCCTTTCGGCTCTGACCACTTCCGCCCCGAAGGCCTGTCCGATGCACTGGTGTCCCAGACACACGCCCAGGATGGGAATTCTTCCGGCAAATTTCTTCACCACTTCCACGGAAATCCCCGCCTCGTTAGGAGTGCAGGGACCGGGAGAAATAATAATATGGTCCGGTTTCATAGTTTCAATGTCCTCCAGAGTTATACTGTCGTTGCGGTAGACCTCCGTTTCTTCCCCCAGTTCCCCCAAATATTGAAATAGATTATAGATGAAGGAATCATAATTGTCAATTAACAGTATCATAATACCCTCCCCTTGTACCAGTGTAACAAATAAAAAAACCAGTACTAGTGTACTGGTACTCACCCCAAAATCTCCGAGTCGTCTCTTCTCCCCTAAATCTCATCTCACCTGAACTAAACTCAGCTTTCAGTTGTCGCCATTATGCTATCATACTTTCTTTCAGGTGTCAACGCCTCTCTCGATGCCGGCCTTTGCCTCCTTTTCTATTTTAATCAACTCTTCTTCGACTTTCTTTAAGTGTTCGTACATCACTCTACGGGCTTTCATCCGGTCCCTAGCTTTCATAGCCTGAAACATTTCCTGGTGCTCCTGAAACAGCCTTTCTGGAGTCCCTTTGGTATGGGACAACCAGAGTTCACGGGTAGTGCGCAGTGTCTGATTCATGGTGTCGTAAACAGTATTCATTAAACGAACCAGTAGAGAATTCTTGGAAGCCTCAACAACGGCATAATGAAACTTTAAGTCGGCCTTTGCCCCGTTATCGCCGGTCTTCAAAGCTTCTTTCATTTCCTCCAGTGCTCTTTCTATTTTGACAAAATCTTCCTCGTCAGCACGTTCGGCAGCCAAACCGATGGCCTCTACTTCCAGCGCTTTCCTGACTTCCAATAACTCTCTCACTTTATCCCTTTCCAATAAAAACATGAGAGCCAGCGGCTCAATCACCGAATCTAAATCGGTATGGCGAATAAAGGTGCCTTCACCAGGACGGATTTCCACCAATCCGGCAATCTCCAGGGCGCTCAAGGCTTCCCGCACCGAAGTCCTGCTCACCTTCAAAGCATCGGCAAGTTCTCGCTCCGAAAGAAGTTTATCTCCCGGGTTAAGACTGCCGTCTATAATCAACTCTTTAATTTGGGACACTATCTCCTCATAAATTCGCCGGTGTTTAATGGGTTTAAACTTCATCCATAACACCTCAATAAAAAAATGGTGGTGATCAACCACCTTAATTATATTATACCTTTTTTTCGTTGTAAATTTATTCTATCTAATCCTTCATAATTAAAATCTTTCTCGATACTTCCGTCACTTTTTCGGTGCCGGTAAGGATCATGGCCTGTAGTAATTGTTTGGAGTAAGTTTCTATGGTCAATTTAACTCCTTCGCTTCCGCCTCCAAAAGCACCGATTATCAAAGGCCGGCCAACCAGTACGGCGTCTGCCCCTAAGGCCAGAAGCTTGAGGACATCAACACCGGATCGAACCCCACCGTCAGCTAAGATAGTCACCTTCCCCTTCACTGCATCAGCAATGGCGGGCAACACTTCGGCAGCACCGGCGGTATGATCTAAAACGCGCCCCCCGTGATTGGAAACAACTATGGCTGCGACTCCTGCTTCCGCCATCAATTCAGCTTCATCTGCGGTCATTATCCCTTTAACGATAAAGGGTAGTTTGGTAAAAGCTACTAATTCTTTAATTTCTTCTACTGATTTAGGACCGACCGGTTGCCCATTTAAAGCCATGGTAATCAGGCCTGCGCCGTCAACATCTACCCCTACGGCTATGGCTCCGGCCTCTTCCGCCTGGGCAATGCGTTTTTTAATTTCGTCCTGGCTCCGTGGTTTGATAATAGGAATGCCCTTACCTTGTACTTCCTTTATAGCTTCTAAACCGTCATAGTACATGCTGGGCACGCCTGTATCACCGGTCATGCCTAATGAACCGGCGGCAAGAGAGCCCTGAAGCAGGGCATCGACCATCTCTCTTTCGGTCAGCGCACCCCCCATATTAATGGAAGCACCTGTAATCGGCGCCGCTAAAATAGGGGTTTTTAGCTTCTCCCCAAAAAGGGTCAGCGATAAATCGGGGTTTGCGGCCTGGTGGATGGTTCTTAAATTAAGTTT from Calderihabitans maritimus includes:
- the pabB gene encoding aminodeoxychorismate synthase, component I — protein: MDYTPLVKKVSLPPKPQLFYRCLRKGSHPFLLESALFHPEIGRYSFVGSDPFLIFKSKGSSIELYENGRVCRHSGNPFDYLQKLLKRFQTKPLPAFPPFLGGAVGYFGYDLGWHLEKLPNEALDDLKLPDCYLAFYDRVVAVDHQTGEVFLASTGYPLADDSERERRAVERLKELEALLKELPMEEDKIEEPVNKQEPVALNSHFTEEEYCRAVQRAKDYIAAGDIFQVNLSQRFDAPLTISPWELYARLSRINPAPFAALLEFEGVAVVSASPERFLKLEGDRVETRPIKGTRPRGQDQVSDRQLREELWNSEKDRAELVMIVDLERNDLGRVCRFGSVKVEELFRLEEYATVFHLVSTISGRLQPGKDIVSVLKATFPGGSITGAPKIRAMEIIEELEPVKRGIYTGSLGYIDFSGRADLNIVIRTFIIKDNRAYFQAGGGIVADSVPQKEYQETLDKAKALMNALGI
- the pabA gene encoding aminodeoxychorismate/anthranilate synthase component II, producing MILLIDNYDSFIYNLFQYLGELGEETEVYRNDSITLEDIETMKPDHIIISPGPCTPNEAGISVEVVKKFAGRIPILGVCLGHQCIGQAFGAEVVRAERLMHGKTSLVFHDNKTIFTGLKNPLQATRYHSLILRKETLPSCLEVSAVTAQGEIMAVRHRELPVEGVQFHPEAILTEQGHDLLKNFLSLKVEGVNSYGLHSAS
- a CDS encoding FadR/GntR family transcriptional regulator, with amino-acid sequence MKFKPIKHRRIYEEIVSQIKELIIDGSLNPGDKLLSERELADALKVSRTSVREALSALEIAGLVEIRPGEGTFIRHTDLDSVIEPLALMFLLERDKVRELLEVRKALEVEAIGLAAERADEEDFVKIERALEEMKEALKTGDNGAKADLKFHYAVVEASKNSLLVRLMNTVYDTMNQTLRTTRELWLSHTKGTPERLFQEHQEMFQAMKARDRMKARRVMYEHLKKVEEELIKIEKEAKAGIERGVDT
- a CDS encoding alpha-hydroxy-acid oxidizing protein, with the protein product CRVCPVCDGRACAGEVPGIGGTGTGSSFAANLEALAKIKLNLRTIHQAANPDLSLTLFGEKLKTPILAAPITGASINMGGALTEREMVDALLQGSLAAGSLGMTGDTGVPSMYYDGLEAIKEVQGKGIPIIKPRSQDEIKKRIAQAEEAGAIAVGVDVDGAGLITMALNGQPVGPKSVEEIKELVAFTKLPFIVKGIMTADEAELMAEAGVAAIVVSNHGGRVLDHTAGAAEVLPAIADAVKGKVTILADGGVRSGVDVLKLLALGADAVLVGRPLIIGAFGGGSEGVKLTIETYSKQLLQAMILTGTEKVTEVSRKILIMKD